The nucleotide sequence TCTCGATGTACGCCATCGACGCGCGCGTGACCGGCACGCAGCTGGTCGAGATCGCGCGCGACCCGCGGGACTTCTCGGTGGATGAGGCCGCGGTGCTCGAGCGCGCCGCCGGTGGCGACATCGACATCGTCGTGGTGTCGAACCCCAACAACCCGACCGGCAACCTCGTGCCCGAGACGTTCCTCATCGACCTGCTCAAGTCCACCGACGCGCTCGTGCTCGTCGACGAGGCGTACTTCGAGTTCTCGAGGCACACGATGCGGCCGCACATGGACCGGCACCCGAACCTCGTCATCCTGCGCACGTTCTCCAAGGCGTTCTCGCTCGCGGGGATGCGGGTGGGCTACCTGCTCGGTTCGGCCGACGTCGTCACCGAACTGACCAAGGTGCGGCAGCCGTACTCGGTGGACCGGATGTCGCAGACCGTGGCGCGCATGGTGTTCAAGGAGCGCGCCGTGTTCGAGGCCGGCATCCGCGACATCATGCGCCGCCGCGACGTGCTGCTCCACGGGCTGTCGTCGCTGCCCGGCGTGACAGCTTTCACTTCCGAGGCGAACTTCGTGCTCTTCCGCGTGGAGCATGCCTCGGCGGTCTGGCGCGACCTGCTGCACGGCCACGGTGTGCTCGTGCGCGACTTCTCGCGCACGCCGGGCCTGGAGGACTGCCTGCGGGTGACCGTGGGCACCGATGAGGAGATCGCGCGGTTCCTCGCGGGGATGGACGAGATCCTGGCCTCGCGCGCGGCGGCCGAGCACTTCGGCGCGAGCGCGCGGGCGAAGCGTCACGAGGACTGACGGTACGGCGACGGAAGGGGGCGGCGAGCACATGGGCCGCATGGCGACGATAGAGCGCAAGACCCGCGAGACGGACATCATGGTCGCGATAGACCTCGACGGCTCGGGCGTGTGCGCCGTGGACACGGGCGTGCCGTTCTTCGACCACATGCTCGACGCGCTCGGGCGCCACGCGCTGCTCGACCTGACCGTGAAGGCGGCAGGCGACCTCGAGATCGACGCGCACCACACCGTCGAGGACGTGGGCATCTGCCTCGGGGCGGCCATCGCCGAGGCGCTCGGCGACAAGCGGGGCATCACGCGGTTCGGCTCGGCGATGGTGCCGATGGACGAGGCGCTGGTCGCGTGCGCCATCGACATCTCCGGCCGAGGAGGGCTCGTCTACGAGGTGGACCTGCCCATCGAGATCATCGGGACCTTCGATACCTCGCTGGCGCGCGAGTTCATGACCGCGCTCGCGATGAACGCGGGCATGACCGTGCACGTCGTCGGGATGGCGGGCGGCAACGCGCACCACATCGTCGAGGCCGCGTTCAAGGCGTTCGCGCGTGCGTTGTACGCGGCGATCGCCATCGACCCGCGCGTCGCCGGCGTGCCGTCGACCAAGGGAGCGCTGTGACGCACCCGTGATCGCCGTCGTCGACTACCGGATGGGCAACCTGCGCAGCGTGCAGAAGGGCTTCGAGCACGCCGGGGTGGCCGACGTCCGCGTGACGGGCGACCCGACCGTGGTCGCGGCCGCCGACGGCATCGTGCTGCCGGGCGTGGGCGCGTTCCGCGACGCGGCGGCGAACCTGCGCTCCTCGGGCGTGCGCGAGGTCATGCTCGAGCGCGTGGCGGCGGGCGTGCCGTTCCTCGGCATCTGCCTCGGCCTGCAGCTGCTGTGCGACACCGGGTACGA is from Actinomycetota bacterium and encodes:
- the hisB gene encoding imidazoleglycerol-phosphate dehydratase HisB → MGRMATIERKTRETDIMVAIDLDGSGVCAVDTGVPFFDHMLDALGRHALLDLTVKAAGDLEIDAHHTVEDVGICLGAAIAEALGDKRGITRFGSAMVPMDEALVACAIDISGRGGLVYEVDLPIEIIGTFDTSLAREFMTALAMNAGMTVHVVGMAGGNAHHIVEAAFKAFARALYAAIAIDPRVAGVPSTKGAL
- the hisC gene encoding histidinol-phosphate transaminase gives rise to the protein MGRLRPPRRELEGLVAYDAKDVHADVYLHANENPLDLPGEVLDKLAKRLRDVGFNRYPDPLANGLRDLIAEANGLERGNVLIGNGGDELIFDLLLAWGGPGRTLLDLPPTFSMYAIDARVTGTQLVEIARDPRDFSVDEAAVLERAAGGDIDIVVVSNPNNPTGNLVPETFLIDLLKSTDALVLVDEAYFEFSRHTMRPHMDRHPNLVILRTFSKAFSLAGMRVGYLLGSADVVTELTKVRQPYSVDRMSQTVARMVFKERAVFEAGIRDIMRRRDVLLHGLSSLPGVTAFTSEANFVLFRVEHASAVWRDLLHGHGVLVRDFSRTPGLEDCLRVTVGTDEEIARFLAGMDEILASRAAAEHFGASARAKRHED